A single Paratractidigestivibacter faecalis DNA region contains:
- a CDS encoding type III pantothenate kinase, protein MFLAIDVGNTQSTLGLFDDEGQLAKGWRMTSNASDTSDMLHARLFSYFLKDGYELADVSAAAVASVVPALTRAWWRCLGDLLGRSPLLVNATHDYGMPIDMPNPRTVGADRIANAIAARNAYGSPVIVVDFGTATNIDVVDGRGAYRGGAISPGLMLSANALFSKAAKLASIPVEAPEHALGDTTETAMQSGLVIGAAAQAEGLVSRMKAELGIEQAKVIGTGGLARTVSRATDLFDAVDPTLTLRGIREIWLQQHGGA, encoded by the coding sequence ATGTTCCTTGCCATCGACGTCGGCAACACGCAGTCCACGCTCGGCCTCTTTGACGACGAGGGGCAGCTGGCCAAGGGCTGGCGCATGACGAGCAACGCCAGCGACACCTCCGACATGCTGCACGCGCGCCTGTTCTCGTACTTCCTCAAGGACGGCTACGAGCTGGCAGACGTCTCTGCCGCGGCCGTGGCCAGCGTGGTGCCCGCGCTGACGCGCGCCTGGTGGCGCTGCCTGGGAGACCTGCTGGGCAGAAGCCCGCTGCTGGTCAACGCGACGCACGACTACGGCATGCCCATCGACATGCCCAACCCCCGCACCGTGGGCGCGGACCGCATCGCCAACGCCATAGCCGCCAGGAACGCCTACGGCTCGCCCGTCATCGTGGTGGACTTTGGCACGGCCACCAACATCGACGTGGTGGACGGCCGCGGCGCCTACCGCGGCGGAGCCATCTCGCCCGGCCTGATGCTCTCTGCAAACGCGCTGTTCAGCAAGGCCGCAAAGCTGGCCAGCATCCCCGTGGAGGCGCCCGAGCACGCGCTGGGGGACACCACGGAGACCGCCATGCAGTCCGGCCTGGTGATTGGCGCCGCGGCCCAGGCCGAGGGCCTCGTCTCGCGCATGAAGGCGGAGCTGGGCATCGAGCAGGCAAAGGTCATTGGCACCGGCGGCCTGGCCCGCACCGTCAGCCGCGCGACGGACCTCTTTGACGCCGTGGACCCCACGCTGACCCTGCGCGGCATCCGTGAGATCTGGCTTCAGCAGCACGGCGGCGCGTAG
- the rpmE gene encoding 50S ribosomal protein L31, with product MKQGIHPNYVECTVRCTCGNTWVTRSTKSEMTLDLCDKCHPFYTGQQKLVDTGGRVQRFADKFGGAAAAQLKKAEEAKAAKAAKAAEAEAARKAAAEAKAAAKAKRAAEYAAKAEAEAAKAAAAAEAEAPAEEAPAAEENAAE from the coding sequence ATGAAGCAAGGTATCCACCCTAACTACGTGGAGTGCACCGTTCGCTGCACCTGCGGCAACACCTGGGTTACCCGCTCCACCAAGAGCGAGATGACCCTAGACCTGTGCGACAAGTGCCACCCGTTCTACACCGGCCAGCAGAAGCTCGTCGACACCGGCGGCCGCGTCCAGCGCTTTGCCGACAAGTTCGGTGGCGCCGCTGCCGCCCAGCTCAAGAAGGCCGAGGAGGCCAAGGCCGCCAAGGCCGCCAAGGCTGCTGAGGCCGAGGCCGCCCGCAAGGCCGCCGCTGAGGCCAAGGCTGCCGCCAAGGCCAAGCGTGCCGCCGAGTACGCCGCCAAGGCTGAGGCCGAGGCTGCCAAGGCTGCCGCCGCTGCCGAGGCTGAGGCTCCCGCCGAGGAGGCCCCTGCCGCCGAGGAGAACGCCGCCGAGTAG